Below is a window of bacterium DNA.
AACTGGTGCCAAAGGCGGCGGCGCGGAATTGGGACACTATTGTATCGATCCCAACGGACCGCCCTGCAATTGCGGTTCCAATGGCTGTTTGGAAGTTTATACCGGGCGCGATGGGATTATTCGCCGTGGGGCTGAGAAACATCCCGGTCGAGCAAACTGGACACCCCTCGACTGGTCGAATGCTGCCGACAAAGGCGATTTCGATGCATTACAACTTTGGCACGAAACCGGGGTATATTTAGGTCTTGCATTGACCGCGTATGTGAATATCTTTCATCCGGAAAGAATAATCTTAGCGGGTGGAATCGCCCAAGCTGGTGAGAAGTTGTTCCAACCGATCCGGGAAACGGTCTTCCACCGGGCATTCCGCGGATTAGCTGACGGTTTGACAATCGTTCCCGCGGCAATTGGCGAATGGGCTGGTGCGGTCGGTGCGGCAATCCTCGCCGAGCGGGAACATAAAACAGTAGTTACGCGTAATTAAGTATTCATCGAACAAACGGAATCGCAATTCAATGTCGTCGAAAGGAAAGTAGCAATGAAGAACCTGCGTTCTATCTGGATGTTTGCAGCGATTGTTATGCTGATTGGTTGTGGTGGTGTGAAAGCGAATGAAGATGAGTTATTCAATACAGCTAAGCAGTTTCAGGAACAGGGAAAACAAACGGATGCCGTAGCGAAGTACGAAGAGTTGGTGAAAATTCATCCTTCCGGAAAGCGCGCTCCTAACGCCCAGTTTATGATTGGATTCCTCTATGCCAACGAGTTAAAACAACTCGATAAAGCGAAAACTGCTTATGAGAAATTCTTGAAAGACTACTCCGCGGTGAGTGACTCCGGGATTATCAAGTCGGCACAATGGGAACTGGAACACCTGGGCAAGGATATCAACGATATCGAGGAACTCAAGAAACTCGCGCCCACCGACACCACAAGTTCTGCCCCTGCCGGTAAGTAATCGATCAAATCGAATCGGTTAACGCTAGTATTCTTCACTGTTTGTTCGGGGCGTACCGGAAACGCCCCGATTCGTTATCCCGGTCGGGAACTTTTTCGTAGGTGATTCGTAGAATATTTCCGGAAACTGTTTTGCGTGACAGTAAAATGGCATTAGAAATCAAGTACACGAACAAAACCGTAAGGTAAACTGACGCTATGCACACTGATATTCGAGCAATCAACGAATTGATTCAACGGGAATCCGGCGGATTGGAGCGTATTCGCCGGGCGTTAGGTGAAGTAATAGTCGGGCAATCGACTTTGGTCGATCGAATGCTTATTGCTTTGTTATGCGATGGGCATTTGTTATTGGAAGGTGTCCCCGGATTGGCGAAAACGTTGGCGGCAAAAACCCTTGCCGCGGCAGTAAAAGCTCGTTTCCAACGGATTCAATTCACTCCCGACCTGTTGCCGGCAGACGTAACCGGTACTTTAATCTTTGACAGCAAAGATCAACGGTTCGTAACCCGTAAAGGTCCGATTTTTACAAACTTTATGCTGGCAGACGAAATCAATCGCGCTCCGGCAAAAGTTCAATCGGCGTTGCTGGAAGCGATGCAGGAACGTCAAGTCACCATTGGGGATGAGACCTATCCCTTACCTCAACCATTCTTAGTGATAGCGACGCAGAACCCCTTGGAGCAGGAAGGAACGTACCCCTTACCTGAAGCGCAGCTCGACCGGTTCTTGATGAAAGTTGTCCTCACCTATCCGACCCGGGAAGAGGAAAAGATAATTCTGCGCGACCAAATGCGTATCCTTTCTACCCACATCGAACCGGTTATTACCACCGATGAATTGATAAAGGTTCGAGATGCTTGTAATCACATCTACACGGACGAAAAAATAGAGAATTACGTCCTCGATATCGTGATTGCAACCCGCGATCCCATGGCTGCCGGCATCAAAGAATTGGAAGGAATGATTCGCTACGGGGCGTCCCCGCGTGCATCGATCTATTTGGTGGCTTGCGCACGTGCCCATGCCTTCCTGCAAAAGCGCGGTTATGTGTTACCGGAAGATGTCCGTGCCATTGGTGTGGACGTCTTGCGCCACCGTATCGGTCTGAGCTACGAAGCCGAGGCACAGGAATGGACACCGGATAAAGTGGTTAGAACCTTGTTTGACCGGATTATCGTACCGTGATTAACGCGAAAGAGTTATTGAAACGCGTACGGGAAGTCGAAATCCGGACGCGTGGCATTGTGCGGAATTCTTTTACCGGACAATACCATTCGGTATTCCGGGGACGTGGCGTTACGTTCCGAGAAGTCCGCGACTACGTACCCGGGGATGATATCCGTGATGTCGACTGGAATGTATCCGCGCGGATGAACCACCCTTATGTGAAAACCTTTGAAGAGGATCGTGAGCTAACGGTTCTTTTGTTAGTCGACGTATCGTCTTCCTTACAGTTTGGTACATCGAAGCAATGGAAATCCGAGATTGCTGCTGAAATTGCTGCGATACTTGCATTTTCCGCCATTCGTAATAACGATAAAGTTGGACTTCTCCTCTTTTCCGATCAAGTTGAACGGTATTTACCACCGAAGAAAGGCAGAAGCCACGCCTTTCGAGTTCTAACGGAATTAGTGGAGTT
It encodes the following:
- a CDS encoding AAA family ATPase, which encodes MHTDIRAINELIQRESGGLERIRRALGEVIVGQSTLVDRMLIALLCDGHLLLEGVPGLAKTLAAKTLAAAVKARFQRIQFTPDLLPADVTGTLIFDSKDQRFVTRKGPIFTNFMLADEINRAPAKVQSALLEAMQERQVTIGDETYPLPQPFLVIATQNPLEQEGTYPLPEAQLDRFLMKVVLTYPTREEEKIILRDQMRILSTHIEPVITTDELIKVRDACNHIYTDEKIENYVLDIVIATRDPMAAGIKELEGMIRYGASPRASIYLVACARAHAFLQKRGYVLPEDVRAIGVDVLRHRIGLSYEAEAQEWTPDKVVRTLFDRIIVP
- a CDS encoding ROK family protein gives rise to the protein TGAKGGGAELGHYCIDPNGPPCNCGSNGCLEVYTGRDGIIRRGAEKHPGRANWTPLDWSNAADKGDFDALQLWHETGVYLGLALTAYVNIFHPERIILAGGIAQAGEKLFQPIRETVFHRAFRGLADGLTIVPAAIGEWAGAVGAAILAEREHKTVVTRN
- a CDS encoding DUF58 domain-containing protein — protein: MINAKELLKRVREVEIRTRGIVRNSFTGQYHSVFRGRGVTFREVRDYVPGDDIRDVDWNVSARMNHPYVKTFEEDRELTVLLLVDVSSSLQFGTSKQWKSEIAAEIAAILAFSAIRNNDKVGLLLFSDQVERYLPPKKGRSHAFRVLTELVEFEPKHARTELTSTLLYVDRILRQRSILFLLSDFQSEGYSDALRKVASRHDLVAVHLLDQWEEKLPKLGWLKVFDAETKQETWLNTNSIDVRNKWKSGFLKQRESVVETLKKARVDRIEVTTDQDVVPVLTNFFHRRGHHR
- a CDS encoding tetratricopeptide repeat protein, whose amino-acid sequence is MKNLRSIWMFAAIVMLIGCGGVKANEDELFNTAKQFQEQGKQTDAVAKYEELVKIHPSGKRAPNAQFMIGFLYANELKQLDKAKTAYEKFLKDYSAVSDSGIIKSAQWELEHLGKDINDIEELKKLAPTDTTSSAPAGK